The following are encoded in a window of bacterium genomic DNA:
- a CDS encoding glycosyltransferase family 4 protein: protein MRIAMFCSGRYPTPPKEDVIFAPLWIASFLADEMAKRGHEVTLFGAKGSKSKGKVVDLGLPPLETHPTLPGCIDIRKDRVINFYEQIYVSEIYRRAQKGEFDIVHIHPVDIAINFAVNSSAPTVFTLHDPISCWRKFVYELYSKNKNINFVSISDSQRGPSKKINYADTVYNGIDIKKYEFDGEGGDYLFEASRIVPLKGFDLAIKIAQMSGMPLKIAGEILDPVHWEEKIKPFIGGDISYEGMISPVELPKLYRKAKAFIFPIQWEEPFGLVMIEAMACGTPVVAFDRGSVREVIKDGVTGFIVPPLNKKGEPNIEGMAEAVKKVDKIDRAACRRHVEENFTLEKMVEKYEKVYEKIVKKNK, encoded by the coding sequence ATGCGTATTGCAATGTTTTGCAGCGGGCGATATCCCACGCCTCCAAAAGAAGACGTGATTTTTGCTCCGCTTTGGATTGCCAGTTTTTTGGCCGACGAAATGGCGAAAAGAGGGCACGAAGTCACTTTATTTGGCGCCAAGGGCTCAAAGTCCAAGGGAAAAGTGGTTGATTTGGGATTGCCGCCGCTGGAAACGCATCCGACGTTGCCCGGGTGCATTGATATTCGGAAAGACCGGGTGATCAATTTTTACGAGCAAATATACGTATCGGAAATTTATCGGCGCGCCCAAAAAGGAGAGTTTGATATTGTGCATATCCATCCGGTTGATATCGCCATTAATTTCGCGGTCAACAGTTCAGCGCCGACGGTTTTTACTCTTCATGACCCGATCTCTTGCTGGAGAAAATTTGTCTATGAGCTTTATTCAAAGAATAAGAATATTAATTTTGTTTCGATCAGCGATTCTCAGCGCGGGCCGAGCAAGAAAATAAATTATGCCGATACGGTCTATAATGGCATTGATATTAAAAAGTATGAATTTGACGGAGAAGGCGGGGATTATTTGTTTGAAGCGTCGCGTATTGTGCCGTTGAAAGGGTTTGATCTGGCGATAAAAATCGCTCAAATGTCCGGAATGCCTCTAAAAATTGCCGGAGAAATTCTTGATCCTGTTCATTGGGAAGAAAAAATCAAACCGTTTATCGGAGGCGATATCAGCTATGAAGGAATGATCTCTCCCGTCGAACTTCCCAAGCTGTATCGGAAAGCGAAGGCTTTTATTTTTCCGATCCAGTGGGAAGAACCGTTCGGCTTGGTGATGATCGAGGCGATGGCTTGCGGCACGCCAGTCGTCGCATTTGACAGAGGCTCGGTCAGGGAAGTGATAAAGGATGGAGTAACCGGATTCATCGTTCCTCCGCTTAATAAAAAAGGCGAACCGAATATTGAAGGAATGGCCGAGGCGGTTAAAAAGGTCGATAAGATTGATCGGGCTGCTTGCCGGCGGCACGTGGAAGAAAATTTTACTTTGGAGAAAATGGTGGAAAAATACGAAAAAGTGTATGAAAAAATTGTAAAGAAAAACAAATAA
- a CDS encoding phosphotransferase, protein MAKKLSEVEAILKKQKLVEVVNVSSRYHNYASVCLNRKKETVYIKIRLYPKLVSHKSFIKEVILTKFLSENFFHNKFFITPKYYKSEIVKKPEWMIREYTEGKRMGDVWGFSREFVKKISPEEISNFLDFVRNDISDKFNRQKKDDNYRLFEKHNVTTYKKYFLDYLRVAKKFINAKQQKKVLEIFDKYEKFLEKNNNYLAHGDLHPGNFVYNKGKIVVHDWKYAHLDNPYIDLAFVWFLFWLNEGWREKLFALEMKRAENKEVFLKCFFLSILKLAPKMITIFMQSSHASEKNRKKGIAKILTAFNQAIKNL, encoded by the coding sequence ATGGCAAAAAAACTATCCGAAGTCGAAGCAATACTAAAAAAGCAAAAATTAGTTGAAGTTGTAAATGTCAGTTCCCGATATCACAATTATGCTTCTGTCTGCCTGAACCGAAAAAAAGAAACGGTTTACATAAAAATCCGCCTTTATCCGAAGTTGGTAAGCCATAAAAGTTTTATCAAAGAGGTGATACTTACGAAGTTTTTGTCAGAAAATTTTTTTCATAATAAGTTTTTTATTACGCCTAAATATTATAAAAGCGAAATCGTGAAAAAACCGGAGTGGATGATCAGAGAATACACGGAAGGGAAAAGAATGGGCGATGTATGGGGATTCAGCCGGGAATTCGTTAAAAAAATATCGCCGGAAGAAATTTCAAATTTTTTGGATTTCGTGCGCAATGATATTTCGGATAAATTCAATCGTCAAAAAAAAGACGATAATTATCGGTTGTTCGAAAAACACAATGTCACCACGTATAAAAAATATTTTTTAGATTATCTGCGCGTAGCCAAGAAATTCATAAACGCCAAACAGCAAAAAAAAGTTTTGGAGATATTCGATAAGTATGAAAAATTTTTGGAAAAAAACAATAATTACTTGGCGCACGGCGATCTTCATCCGGGAAATTTTGTCTATAACAAGGGCAAGATAGTCGTTCATGACTGGAAATACGCTCACTTGGATAATCCCTATATTGATCTGGCTTTTGTGTGGTTCTTGTTCTGGCTTAATGAGGGTTGGAGAGAAAAGTTATTCGCTCTTGAGATGAAACGGGCTGAGAACAAAGAAGTATTTTTAAAGTGCTTCTTCCTCTCAATATTGAAATTAGCCCCTAAAATGATCACGATATTTATGCAATCATCGCATGCCAGCGAGAAAAACCGAAAGAAAGGAATAGCTAAAATTTTAACAGCTTTTAATCAAGCAATTAAAAATTTATAA